The bacterium genome includes a window with the following:
- a CDS encoding MlaD family protein translates to MQKRESAPVKVGIFVFAGVFLAMGIIFLLGSEKQLFKRQYGLVTNFTDISGLRIGAQVQLAGMNVGMVEKVEFADELGDKKVRVRLNINREFQDRIRKDSIAEISTQGLLGDKYISLSLGTPPHEILQDGDFLPSQERPSFAQIVEKSGVFIENIDKAAKTLTDVLDEVKGGQGLLHTLVYESETRPVGRDFAEMAKELKGASKELRQIVQKVNRGEGTVGAFLQDPSLYYDIRRLFARVERNKILTHIIRSRVRDLELEKVADPKAP, encoded by the coding sequence ATGCAAAAGCGTGAATCGGCGCCGGTCAAGGTGGGCATCTTCGTCTTTGCGGGGGTTTTTCTCGCGATGGGCATCATCTTCCTTTTGGGCAGCGAAAAGCAGCTGTTCAAGAGACAATACGGCCTCGTCACCAACTTCACCGACATCAGCGGGCTGCGGATCGGGGCCCAAGTCCAGCTCGCGGGGATGAACGTCGGCATGGTCGAGAAGGTCGAATTCGCGGATGAGCTCGGCGACAAGAAGGTCCGCGTGCGCCTCAACATCAACAGGGAGTTCCAGGACCGTATCCGCAAGGACTCGATCGCCGAGATCAGCACGCAGGGGCTCCTGGGCGACAAGTACATCTCCTTGAGCCTGGGTACACCGCCCCACGAGATCCTCCAGGACGGCGACTTTCTTCCTTCGCAGGAGAGGCCGTCGTTCGCCCAAATCGTGGAGAAGAGCGGGGTGTTCATCGAAAACATCGACAAGGCGGCCAAAACGCTGACCGACGTCCTGGACGAGGTCAAGGGCGGGCAGGGACTTCTCCACACCCTGGTCTACGAATCGGAGACGAGGCCCGTCGGCCGTGATTTCGCCGAGATGGCCAAGGAGTTGAAGGGTGCGTCAAAAGAACTCCGCCAGATCGTGCAAAAGGTGAATCGCGGGGAAGGGACCGTCGGGGCGTTCCTGCAGGATCCGAGCCTTTACTATGACATCCGCCGCCTCTTTGCGCGCGTGGAACGTAACAAAATCCTGACGCACATCATCCGGAGCCGCGTGCGCGACCTCGAGCTCGAAAAAGTCGCCGACCCCAAGGCCCCGTAG
- a CDS encoding serine protein kinase yields the protein MEQTDIMRLVQELHDIKGYQELAWEGTFEDYLSLVQKSPDTARTAFQRIYDMILSHGSEEYTEHKKKIIRYHFFQDPFENGKDAVFGLDIPLMKLVNMFKAAAKGYGPEKRVLILHGPVGSAKSTIARLLKKGMEAYSRTPEGALYTFVWKRSGLESGHLFGSAEEIPCPMHEEPLRLIPTEMRVKILQKVNEKLAEDRRIHIEGDLCPPCRFMFRELMAFYQGDWAQMMKHIRVKRLVLSEKDRVGIGTFQPKDEKNQDSTELTGDINYRKIAEYGSDSDPRAFNFDGEFNIANRGIIEFIEILKLDVAFLYDLLGASQEHKIKPKKFAQTDIDEVILGHTNEAEYRKLQNNEYMEALRDRTMKIDIPYITKLSQEKRIYERDFNPQRIRGKHIAPHTIEMASMWAILTRLEEPKKANLTLLQKLKLYDGKTLTGFTEDNVKELRKEATHEGLDGISPRYIQDKISNALVSDRSGGCVNPFMVLNELESGLRHHSLIKNEDQRKRFRELLTIVKDEYEDIVKNEVQRAISADEEAISRLCGNYIDNVKAYTQREKVRNKYTGQYEEPDERLMRSIEEKIDIPDSRKDDFRREIMNYIGALSLEGKTFNYKTNERLHKALELKLFEDQKDTIKLTSLVTNVVDRQTQEKIDIVKSRLIKNNAYCEVCATDVLNFVASIFARGDVKGHA from the coding sequence ATGGAGCAGACCGACATCATGCGCCTCGTCCAGGAGCTTCACGATATCAAGGGGTATCAGGAGCTCGCCTGGGAAGGGACTTTCGAGGACTACCTCTCCCTCGTGCAGAAGAGTCCGGACACGGCGCGGACCGCATTTCAGAGGATCTACGACATGATCCTCTCCCACGGCTCCGAGGAATACACCGAGCACAAGAAGAAAATCATACGCTACCACTTCTTTCAGGACCCCTTCGAGAACGGAAAGGACGCCGTCTTCGGTCTCGACATCCCCCTCATGAAGCTCGTCAACATGTTCAAGGCCGCCGCGAAGGGCTACGGGCCCGAGAAGCGGGTTTTGATCCTTCACGGCCCCGTCGGGAGCGCCAAAAGCACCATCGCGCGTCTCCTTAAGAAAGGCATGGAGGCCTATTCCCGCACGCCCGAGGGGGCCCTCTACACCTTTGTGTGGAAGAGAAGCGGACTCGAGAGCGGCCATCTTTTCGGGAGCGCGGAGGAGATCCCCTGTCCCATGCACGAGGAGCCGCTTCGTCTCATTCCCACCGAGATGCGCGTCAAGATCCTCCAGAAGGTCAACGAGAAGCTGGCCGAGGACCGGCGCATCCACATCGAGGGCGACCTCTGCCCTCCGTGCCGGTTCATGTTCCGGGAGCTCATGGCCTTCTATCAGGGCGACTGGGCCCAGATGATGAAGCACATCCGCGTGAAAAGGCTCGTGCTCTCGGAGAAGGACCGCGTGGGCATCGGCACCTTCCAACCCAAAGACGAGAAGAATCAGGACTCGACCGAGCTGACCGGCGACATCAACTACCGGAAGATCGCGGAGTACGGCTCGGACTCGGACCCGCGCGCGTTCAACTTCGACGGCGAGTTCAACATCGCCAACCGGGGCATCATCGAGTTCATCGAGATCCTCAAACTGGACGTCGCCTTTCTCTACGACCTCCTGGGCGCGTCGCAGGAGCACAAGATCAAGCCAAAAAAGTTCGCTCAGACGGACATCGACGAGGTGATCCTGGGCCACACCAACGAGGCCGAATACCGCAAGCTTCAGAACAACGAGTACATGGAGGCCCTGCGCGACCGGACGATGAAGATCGACATCCCGTACATCACCAAGCTCTCCCAGGAAAAAAGGATCTACGAGCGCGACTTCAACCCCCAGAGGATCCGGGGCAAGCACATCGCACCGCATACGATCGAGATGGCCTCCATGTGGGCCATCCTGACGCGCCTCGAGGAACCCAAAAAGGCGAACCTCACGCTCCTGCAGAAGCTCAAACTTTACGACGGCAAGACGCTGACCGGATTCACGGAGGACAACGTCAAGGAGCTCCGCAAGGAGGCGACGCACGAAGGCTTGGACGGCATCAGCCCGCGCTACATCCAGGACAAGATCTCGAACGCGCTCGTCTCCGACCGGTCCGGCGGTTGCGTCAATCCCTTCATGGTCTTGAACGAGCTGGAAAGCGGGCTCAGGCACCATTCGCTCATCAAGAACGAGGACCAGCGGAAGCGCTTCCGGGAGCTCCTGACCATCGTCAAGGACGAGTACGAGGACATCGTCAAGAACGAGGTCCAGAGGGCGATCTCCGCGGACGAGGAGGCCATCAGCCGGCTTTGCGGCAACTACATCGACAACGTGAAGGCCTACACGCAGCGCGAGAAGGTGCGGAACAAGTACACGGGCCAGTACGAGGAGCCGGACGAGAGGCTCATGCGGTCCATCGAGGAGAAGATCGACATCCCGGACAGCCGGAAGGACGATTTCCGGCGCGAGATCATGAACTACATCGGCGCCCTATCGCTCGAGGGAAAGACCTTCAACTACAAGACGAACGAGCGGCTGCACAAGGCGCTCGAATTGAAGCTGTTCGAGGATCAGAAGGACACGATCAAGCTGACGAGCCTGGTGACCAACGTCGTCGACCGGCAGACGCAGGAGAAGATCGATATCGTCAAGAGCCGGTTGATCAAAAACAACGCCTACTGCGAGGTGTGCGCGACCGACGTGCTGAACTTCGTGGCGAGCATCTTCGCGCGGGGAGACGTGAAAGGGCACGCATAA
- a CDS encoding DUF444 family protein — protein MFVKIDTDHARFKQIIRGKIKQELKKFITRGELIGREGKDLVSIPLPQIEIPHLAHDPRQMGGVGQGDGEPGQTIGVDDEEGHGKKAGSDPADHILEVDVSFDDLAQLLGEELELPKIQPKGDSELETERARYAGISNAGPESLRHFKRTYRQALKRQIAAGTYDSAHPRIIPAREDRRYRVRKVTPRPQSKAVIVYMMDVSGSMGAEQKEIVRIETFWIDAWIRSHYKALATRYIVHDAVAREVDRDTFYRTRESGGTIISSAYKLCLEMLKSDYDAADWNVYPFHFSDGDNWSGSDTQECLKILNEEILPRANVFCYGQVESEYGSGQFLNDLLEKFPSDEKVITSKISSRDAIYASIKEFLGKGR, from the coding sequence ATGTTTGTTAAGATTGACACCGACCACGCCCGTTTCAAGCAAATCATCCGCGGCAAGATCAAACAGGAGCTGAAGAAATTCATCACCCGGGGCGAACTGATCGGCCGCGAGGGAAAGGACCTGGTCAGCATCCCGCTTCCGCAGATCGAGATTCCGCACCTGGCCCATGATCCCCGCCAAATGGGCGGGGTGGGGCAGGGGGACGGCGAGCCCGGACAGACCATCGGCGTCGACGACGAAGAGGGGCACGGCAAAAAGGCCGGCAGCGATCCGGCCGACCATATTTTGGAAGTCGACGTCTCCTTCGACGACCTGGCCCAGCTCCTGGGCGAGGAGCTGGAGCTTCCCAAAATCCAGCCGAAGGGCGACTCGGAACTGGAGACCGAGCGGGCGCGCTATGCCGGGATCTCCAACGCCGGGCCCGAATCACTCCGTCATTTCAAGCGCACCTACCGGCAGGCCTTGAAGCGGCAGATCGCGGCGGGGACCTACGACTCGGCCCATCCCCGAATCATTCCCGCCCGTGAGGACCGCCGCTACCGCGTCCGCAAGGTGACGCCACGGCCGCAGAGCAAGGCGGTCATCGTCTACATGATGGACGTTTCGGGCTCGATGGGCGCCGAGCAGAAGGAGATCGTCCGGATCGAGACCTTCTGGATCGACGCGTGGATCCGGTCCCATTACAAGGCGCTGGCCACCCGCTACATCGTCCACGACGCCGTCGCGCGGGAGGTCGACCGCGACACCTTCTACCGCACCCGGGAGTCGGGCGGAACGATCATCTCCTCGGCCTACAAGCTCTGCCTGGAGATGCTGAAGAGCGACTACGACGCGGCCGACTGGAACGTTTACCCCTTTCACTTTTCGGACGGCGACAACTGGTCCGGGAGCGACACCCAGGAATGCTTGAAAATACTGAACGAGGAGATTTTGCCGCGGGCCAACGTCTTTTGCTACGGCCAGGTGGAGAGCGAGTACGGGAGCGGCCAGTTTCTCAATGACCTTTTGGAGAAATTTCCGTCCGACGAGAAGGTGATCACGTCCAAGATTTCGTCCCGGGACGCGATCTACGCGTCGATCAAGGAATTCTTGGGGAAAGGTAGGTAG
- a CDS encoding SpoVR family protein: MSLTPELAKARDEIREHARAAGLDFFEVLFEVLDWHQMNVVASYGGFPSRYPHWRFGMEYEHISKSYAYGLTKIYEMVINNDPSYAYLLHSNGMVDQKMVMAHVYGHSDFFKNNVYYAGTNRKMIDEMGNHRSKVMRMINKYGLETVENFIDACLTLENLIDLRQVGLAIPRPEQPHEEEDEEEEIEIRKFPSKDYMDKYVNPKAFLDAQRDKAEKQKKLKKFPEQPERDVLLFLGEHAPLERWERDVLWMIREEAYYFAPQGLTKIMNEGWAAYHHSQIMTTKVLNDSEIIDYADHHSGTVSPGPGRLNPYKIGMELFRSIEDRWNKGKFGADYERCENLKEKLAWDKKLGRGREKIFEIRRLYNDVTFLDAFLDEEFCHQQKLFMYGYNSASKSYEIVDRDFRKVKAKLLQRLTNMGQPRIDVVEGNAFNRGELTLKHQHDGTDLRMDWAWEVLKNLQRLWKRPVHIETVVDGTPKVLSFDGEEKKEQRVV; the protein is encoded by the coding sequence ATGTCACTGACACCCGAACTAGCGAAAGCCCGCGACGAGATCCGGGAACATGCCCGGGCCGCGGGCCTGGATTTCTTTGAAGTCCTCTTCGAAGTCCTCGACTGGCACCAGATGAACGTCGTGGCCTCCTACGGGGGTTTCCCCAGCCGCTACCCGCACTGGCGGTTCGGGATGGAGTACGAGCACATCAGCAAGAGCTACGCCTACGGCCTGACGAAGATCTACGAGATGGTCATCAACAACGACCCGTCCTACGCCTACCTGCTGCACTCCAACGGCATGGTGGACCAGAAGATGGTCATGGCGCACGTCTACGGCCATTCGGATTTTTTCAAGAACAACGTCTACTACGCGGGCACCAACCGCAAGATGATCGACGAGATGGGAAACCACCGTTCCAAGGTCATGCGGATGATCAACAAATACGGCCTGGAAACGGTGGAGAACTTCATCGACGCCTGCCTGACCCTCGAGAACCTGATCGACCTCCGGCAGGTGGGACTCGCGATTCCCCGCCCCGAGCAGCCCCATGAGGAGGAGGACGAAGAGGAAGAGATCGAGATCCGCAAGTTTCCGAGCAAGGACTACATGGACAAGTACGTCAATCCCAAGGCGTTTCTGGACGCCCAGCGCGACAAGGCCGAAAAACAGAAGAAGCTGAAAAAATTCCCGGAGCAGCCGGAGCGGGACGTTCTGCTGTTCTTGGGGGAGCACGCCCCCCTGGAGCGCTGGGAGCGGGACGTTCTCTGGATGATCCGCGAGGAGGCCTATTACTTCGCCCCGCAAGGGCTGACCAAGATCATGAACGAGGGCTGGGCCGCCTACCACCACTCGCAGATCATGACGACGAAGGTCCTGAACGATTCCGAGATCATCGACTACGCCGATCACCATTCGGGAACCGTCTCGCCCGGGCCCGGACGGCTCAATCCCTACAAGATCGGCATGGAGCTTTTCCGGTCGATCGAGGACCGTTGGAACAAGGGCAAGTTCGGCGCCGACTACGAGCGCTGCGAGAATTTGAAGGAAAAACTCGCCTGGGACAAGAAGCTCGGGCGCGGCCGGGAAAAGATTTTTGAGATTCGCAGGCTCTACAACGACGTCACGTTTCTGGACGCCTTTCTGGACGAGGAGTTCTGCCACCAGCAGAAACTCTTCATGTACGGCTACAATTCGGCCTCCAAGAGCTACGAGATCGTTGACAGGGATTTCAGGAAGGTGAAGGCGAAACTCCTGCAGCGGCTCACCAACATGGGACAGCCGCGCATCGACGTGGTCGAAGGCAACGCCTTCAACCGGGGGGAATTGACGCTCAAGCACCAGCACGACGGCACGGACCTGCGGATGGACTGGGCCTGGGAGGTCCTGAAGAACCTCCAGCGCCTCTGGAAACGCCCGGTCCACATCGAGACCGTCGTTGACGGGACGCCTAAAGTTCTATCCTTCGACGGGGAGGAGAAGAAGGAGCAGAGAGTCGTCTGA
- a CDS encoding carotenoid biosynthesis protein, with product METLFTTVLHRPYVFLFLLSFLVIGILNRGPGRTLLFLTLGFSIAFLSEVSSIRNGFPYGMYHYVYENLRGELMLWGVPLWDSLSYSFLAYAAYEYGDFFWRVRGGDSRIATTFIAALLMVAIDVVVDPLAVQGERWFLGRIFYYPDGGEYFGVPLTNFGGWLLVALAILSGYGLFERLVFRDPPPRRAPWLGPAFYWGILAFNFAITFWIGEWKLGLIGLGLHLAVLAALVRRLSAPSSPPRRRIEL from the coding sequence TTGGAAACTCTGTTCACCACGGTCCTCCACCGCCCCTACGTCTTCCTCTTTCTTCTCTCCTTTCTCGTGATCGGGATCCTGAACCGCGGCCCCGGCCGCACCCTTCTCTTTCTGACGCTCGGATTCTCCATCGCCTTTCTCTCGGAGGTCTCCTCCATCCGGAACGGTTTTCCTTACGGGATGTACCATTACGTCTACGAAAACCTTCGGGGCGAGCTGATGCTCTGGGGCGTCCCCCTGTGGGACTCTCTGTCCTATTCGTTCTTGGCGTACGCGGCGTATGAGTATGGGGATTTTTTTTGGCGGGTACGAGGGGGCGATTCCCGTATCGCCACGACATTCATCGCCGCCCTCCTCATGGTCGCCATCGACGTCGTCGTCGACCCCCTGGCCGTCCAAGGCGAGCGCTGGTTCCTGGGGCGCATCTTCTATTACCCGGACGGAGGCGAGTATTTCGGCGTGCCGCTGACGAACTTCGGCGGGTGGCTGCTGGTCGCCCTCGCCATCCTCTCCGGCTACGGGCTTTTCGAACGGCTTGTCTTTAGGGATCCCCCGCCCCGCCGCGCGCCTTGGCTGGGCCCGGCGTTCTACTGGGGCATACTCGCCTTCAATTTCGCGATCACGTTTTGGATCGGGGAATGGAAGCTGGGGCTGATCGGCCTGGGACTTCACCTGGCCGTCCTGGCCGCCCTGGTCAGACGACTCTCTGCTCCTTCTTCTCCTCCCCGTCGAAGGATAGAACTTTAG
- a CDS encoding nodulation protein NfeD, with protein sequence MNRVSKDFRLCYLWRVSRRFNRGFVLLPCVLTVFGAALAPDADPAPAIPILTIDDSIINPVTAEYIMDAIDRAESEQSSALVIELDTPGGLLTSTRMIVKKIMNAKVPVIVYVAPSGSRAGSAGVFITLAAHVAAMAPSTNIGAAHPVEMGESPGNNRDSLKDILEGLKKEKGQKAEEEKKKVKEPADPMSEKILNDTLAWVATIAKERGRNVDWAQRAVRESVSAGEDEALRLGVIDVVAKDLEDLIVKMDGKKVRLAERETTLHLAGVPQIRMAMSLRQRILNVLINPNIAYILLILGFYGLLFEITHPGSWFPGIAGLICLILAFYAFQTLPTNYAGLALITLALVLFIAEVKVVSYGFLTLAGLTCMFLGSLLLFDTTADFLRVSLRVVAPAVLSTAAIFVFLISLAVRAQRRPKASGVEALVGMVGEVSVDLPKGKVTIDGEIWNAVSGMPVLKGEKVRIVAVEGMTLKVEKL encoded by the coding sequence GTGAACAGAGTTTCCAAGGATTTCCGCCTGTGTTATCTGTGGCGCGTGAGCCGCCGGTTCAATCGCGGGTTTGTCCTTCTTCCGTGCGTCCTGACGGTGTTCGGCGCGGCACTCGCCCCCGACGCCGATCCGGCGCCGGCCATTCCCATCCTCACAATCGACGATTCCATCATCAATCCCGTCACCGCGGAATACATCATGGATGCGATCGACCGGGCGGAGAGCGAACAGTCCTCCGCGCTTGTGATCGAGCTCGACACGCCAGGTGGCCTCCTAACGTCCACCCGTATGATCGTCAAGAAGATCATGAACGCCAAGGTGCCGGTAATTGTCTATGTCGCCCCTTCCGGTTCTCGCGCGGGTTCGGCGGGGGTCTTCATCACGCTCGCCGCGCATGTGGCGGCCATGGCTCCGTCGACAAACATCGGAGCCGCTCACCCGGTCGAAATGGGGGAAAGCCCCGGCAACAACCGGGACTCCTTAAAGGACATCTTAGAAGGGCTCAAGAAAGAGAAGGGACAGAAGGCCGAGGAGGAGAAAAAGAAGGTTAAGGAACCCGCGGACCCGATGTCTGAGAAAATCCTGAATGACACGCTCGCTTGGGTGGCGACGATCGCCAAGGAGAGGGGGCGGAACGTCGACTGGGCCCAGCGTGCCGTCCGAGAGAGCGTTTCCGCCGGCGAGGACGAGGCCTTGCGCCTGGGCGTCATCGATGTCGTGGCGAAGGACTTAGAAGACCTCATCGTCAAGATGGACGGCAAAAAGGTGCGGCTGGCCGAACGGGAGACGACTCTTCACCTGGCCGGGGTGCCGCAGATCCGAATGGCGATGTCCCTCCGCCAGCGGATCCTCAACGTCCTCATCAATCCCAACATCGCCTACATTCTACTGATCTTGGGCTTTTACGGCCTCCTCTTCGAGATCACCCATCCGGGTTCCTGGTTCCCCGGTATCGCCGGCCTGATCTGCCTGATCCTCGCCTTCTATGCCTTTCAAACGTTGCCCACGAACTATGCGGGCCTGGCGCTGATCACGCTCGCCCTCGTCTTGTTCATTGCCGAGGTTAAGGTGGTCAGTTACGGTTTTTTGACGCTGGCGGGTCTCACCTGCATGTTCTTGGGATCCTTGCTGCTCTTCGATACGACCGCCGATTTCCTGCGGGTGTCGCTTCGTGTGGTCGCCCCCGCCGTGCTGTCGACCGCGGCGATCTTCGTCTTCCTGATCAGCCTCGCCGTTCGGGCGCAAAGGAGGCCGAAGGCCTCCGGTGTCGAGGCCCTGGTCGGAATGGTGGGGGAAGTTTCGGTCGATCTGCCGAAAGGCAAGGTCACCATCGATGGAGAGATCTGGAACGCCGTCTCCGGCATGCCGGTCCTCAAAGGGGAGAAGGTCCGCATCGTCGCCGTCGAGGGAATGACTTTAAAGGTTGAAAAACTGTAG
- a CDS encoding slipin family protein: MISTTTILILFVGLYLLTSVKILREYERGVIFRLGRMLGKPKGPGIIFVFFPIDRIVRISLRVIVFDVPPQDVITKDNVSVKVSAVVYFRVVDANKAVVAVEDFLFATSQMAQTTLRSVLGQTELDGLLSEREKINHVLQDIIDRQTEPWGIKVANVEVKHIDLPQEMQRAMAKQAEAERERRAKVIRAEGEYQSAEKLVDAATMMQDHPMSLQLRYLQTLVEVAAEKNSTTIFPVPIDLVEMFMKKK; this comes from the coding sequence ATGATATCCACGACCACGATCCTGATCCTGTTCGTCGGCCTGTATCTCTTGACCTCCGTGAAAATTCTGCGCGAGTACGAGCGGGGCGTCATTTTCCGGTTGGGAAGGATGCTCGGCAAGCCCAAGGGGCCGGGGATCATCTTCGTCTTCTTCCCCATTGACCGGATCGTGAGGATCTCGCTCCGGGTGATCGTCTTCGACGTCCCGCCCCAGGACGTCATCACCAAGGATAACGTCTCCGTGAAGGTCAGCGCCGTCGTCTACTTCCGGGTCGTGGACGCCAACAAGGCGGTCGTCGCCGTCGAGGATTTTCTGTTTGCGACGTCGCAGATGGCCCAGACGACGCTCCGGTCCGTCCTGGGACAGACGGAACTGGACGGCCTCCTCTCCGAGCGCGAGAAGATTAATCACGTCCTTCAGGATATCATCGACCGTCAGACGGAACCCTGGGGCATCAAGGTTGCCAACGTGGAAGTGAAACACATCGATCTCCCGCAGGAGATGCAGCGGGCGATGGCGAAACAGGCCGAGGCAGAGCGCGAGAGACGTGCGAAGGTCATCCGCGCGGAGGGCGAGTACCAGTCGGCCGAGAAGCTGGTCGACGCTGCGACGATGATGCAGGACCATCCGATGAGCCTTCAGCTGCGGTACTTACAGACGCTTGTGGAGGTAGCCGCGGAAAAGAACTCGACGACGATCTTCCCCGTGCCGATCGACTTGGTCGAGATGTTTATGAAGAAGAAATGA
- a CDS encoding HD domain-containing phosphohydrolase has product MHSSVENMTGLDSAALRFGRNPRLLVVDDNKTNIELIKKQLHGQSYLFEEATNGHEALEKIRSWRPDLILLDLMMPGMSGYEVCKTVKGDKDLRFIPVIVITALSELEDKLKAIDMGADDFLIKPFNKLELATRIRSLLRLKALYDDLDTSENILFSLARALEAKDRYTRGHSERVARFSRLLAKTIGLPEHEQEHIWRGGLLHDIGKIGIAEAVLHKAGPLTPEEMDHIRTHPQKGYEICSPLKSLTPSLTVIKNHHERFDGCGHPDRLECENIPLMARITSIADTFDAMTTDRPYRKGMKIGDAIQIFERERDSGQWDPKLVVEFVQLVKRGFE; this is encoded by the coding sequence ATGCACAGTTCCGTGGAAAACATGACCGGTCTGGATTCTGCCGCCCTCCGCTTCGGACGGAACCCGCGCCTGTTGGTCGTCGACGACAATAAGACGAACATCGAGTTGATCAAGAAACAGCTGCACGGCCAATCCTACCTCTTTGAAGAGGCGACCAACGGCCACGAAGCCCTGGAAAAAATCAGAAGCTGGAGGCCCGATCTGATCCTCCTCGATCTGATGATGCCCGGAATGAGCGGCTATGAGGTCTGCAAGACGGTCAAGGGCGACAAGGACCTGCGCTTCATCCCCGTCATCGTCATCACCGCCTTGAGCGAACTGGAAGACAAGCTCAAGGCGATCGACATGGGCGCGGACGATTTTCTCATCAAGCCGTTCAACAAGCTGGAACTCGCCACGCGCATCCGCTCCCTTTTGCGCCTCAAGGCCCTCTATGACGACCTCGACACGAGCGAAAACATCCTTTTTTCGCTCGCGCGCGCCTTGGAGGCCAAGGACCGCTACACCCGCGGCCACTCCGAGCGCGTGGCGCGTTTTTCGCGGCTCCTGGCTAAGACGATCGGCCTCCCCGAGCACGAGCAGGAACACATCTGGCGCGGCGGACTCCTCCATGACATCGGAAAGATCGGCATCGCCGAGGCGGTCCTTCACAAGGCGGGACCTCTCACACCGGAGGAAATGGACCACATCCGGACGCATCCCCAAAAAGGTTATGAAATCTGCTCCCCGCTCAAGTCGCTGACCCCCTCCCTCACGGTCATCAAGAACCACCACGAGCGCTTCGACGGCTGCGGGCACCCCGACCGGCTGGAGTGCGAGAACATCCCCCTCATGGCCCGCATCACGTCGATCGCGGACACCTTCGACGCGATGACCACCGACCGACCCTACCGCAAGGGGATGAAGATCGGGGATGCGATCCAGATCTTCGAGCGCGAGAGGGATTCCGGCCAGTGGGATCCCAAGCTCGTCGTGGAATTCGTGCAATTGGTCAAACGGGGATTCGAGTAG